The Deinococcus sp. Leaf326 DNA window GGTCACCGCCGGCCCGCTCGACGAGCCGCGCGAGCGCGAGCGCGGTGCCGCCCGAGGCGATCACGTCCTGCACGATGGCGACCCGCTTTCCCCGCAGCCGCTCGGCGTGTGGGCCGTCGAGCCACAGCGTCTCGGCGACGCCCAGGGGCATGCTGGGCACCTCCTGAATAAGGGGGGACTGCATGTAGGTGCGGCGTTTTTTGCGGGCGGCCACGTAGGGCAGTCCACTGCGGTCGCTCAGTTCGTGCGCCAGGGGTAGGGAGTTGGTCACGACGGTGAGCAGTATCTCGGTGCCTTCCGGGATCAGGGGGAGCAGCGCCCCGGCCGCAGCGTTCGTCAGTTCGCTGTCGCCGATGAATTCGACCAGCGGCACGCGCCCGGCATTGCCGACCTGCACCGTGGGAAGCTCGCGCCGGACGCCGCCGACCGTAATGCTCAGGTTGTTCATGTCCCCAGAGTAGCGGCCGGCGAGCCCGCGCTGTCCGGTTCAGCCGACCTCTTTGGGTCCCTTCAGGCCGGTGCGGCCCTCTCGGGCGTGCAGCACGGCCGCCACGTCGGCGGGCGACACCCCCACCTCGGCCAGCGCGAACAGCGTGTGGAACAGCAGGTCGGCCGCCTCGGTCGCCAGCTCGGCGCGGTCGCCGTTCTTGGCGGCCAGCAGCACCTCGCCCGCCTCCTCGCTGATCTTCTTCAGGACCCGGTCCAGGCCACCGGCGTGCAGCCGCGCCACGTAGCTGTTTTCCGGCAGGGTGGCGAGGCGCTCGGTGATGGTCGCGTACACGCGCTCCAGCGTGCCGTCCAGGCCGGTGCTGCCGGTGTCCTGTGCATGCATCAGCGGCGTGTGAAAGCATGAATACGCGCCGGTATGGCACGCCGGGCCGGTCTGGAGGACGCGGTACAGCACGCTGTCGCCGTCGCAGTCGGCCTGTACGCCGACCACCTGCTGCGTGTGGCCGCTCGTCGCGCCCTTGACCCACTGTTCGGCGCGCGAACGGCTGTAGTACGTCGCCTCGCGGGTGGCGAGGGTGCGCTCCAGCGCGGCGCGGTCGGCATAGGCCTGCATCAGGACTGCGCCGCTGCCGGCGTCCTGGGTCACGACCGGAATCAGGCCACGTTCGTCGAACTTGAGAAGGGACAGGTCAGAACTCATGGCTACCTCGGGAAAGGGGCCGGGCGGGCTGGCCGCCGGGCTGGAGATTCGGGAAGGGAAAACGGGAAGGCGCAGGTGGGGCGGGCGCTCAGCGGGCCGGCCACTCGGGGCGCACAGGCAGACCCTCGCCGTGCAGGTACGCCTTGACCTGCGGCACAGTCAGCTCGCCGAAGTGAAAGACGCTGGCAGCCAGCGCGGCGTCGGCCAGACCCACGGTGAGGACGTCGCGGAAGTCCTCCAGGCGCCCGGCCCCGCCCGAGGCGATCACCGGCAGGTCGACCTCGCGCGCCACCGCCGAGGTCGCCTCCAGGTCAAAGCCTGCGCGGGTGCCGTCGGCGTCCATGATGTTCAGGCAGATCTCGCCCGCGCCCAGGCGCTGTCCCTGCGCGGCCCACTCCAGCAGGTCCAGGCCGGTGTCCACCCGGCCGCCGCCGAGGTGGACGGTCCAGCCCTGCCCACCGGGGCGGCGCTTGGCATCAATGCTCAGCATCACGCACTGGGCGCCGTGGTGGTCGCTCGCCTCACGGATGAGTTCGGGACGCCGCACCGCGCCGCTGTTCACGCTGATCTTGTCGGCCCCGGCCAGCAGCAGTTGCCGGAAGTCGGCCAGGGCGTTCACGCCGCCGCCCACCGTCAGGGGCATCATGACCTGCTCGGCCACGCGCGCGGCCACGTCCAGCATCAGGGAGCGGCCCTCGTGGGTGGCGGTGATGTCATAGAAGACGAGTTCGTCGGCCTGCTGCGCCTCGTAGGCCTGGGCCAGTACCAGGGGGTCGCCCGCGTCACGGTGGTTCTCGAAAAACCGCACGTTCTTGACCACACGGCCGCTCTGCACGTCCAGACAGGGAATGATGCGCTTCGCCAACACGCCCGGCAGTGTACGCCCCACACGCCGGTACGCCGCGCCGCCTGTGCAGGCGTGCCGGACGGCCGGCAACCAAAGGTGCCCGGCAGCGCAGCGATTCTCAGAAAGCCTTGATAGAATCTTTAATGGTGACAGCGCAGACCTGTAGCTGGGGAGGCAGTGTGGAGCGGCGACGAATTCTTCTGATCGACGACAATCCTAACGATGTCGAGCTCGCGCTCGACGCCCTCGACGTGTCTCCGGAAACGGACGTCCGGGTGGCGAACAGTGGGGTCGAGGCCATCCGGTTGCTGCTCGACCGCACCGAGCCGCTTCCGGATCTGATCCTGCTCGATCTCAAGATGCCGCACATGGACGGATTGGCCGTGCTCGACGCCATCCGGGGCGAGGCGAAACTGCCCGACGTGCCGGTGGTGATGCTCACGACAAGCGGCGACGAGCGCGACATTCAGGCGTCGTATGCCCATGGGGCGAGCGGCTACGTGGTCAAGCCCCTGGAATTCGGGCAGTTCCGCGCGGCGATGGCCACCATCCAGGCCTTCTGGATGGGCCTGAACCGCCGCCCCGACCTGCACTGAGAGTCCTGTGCTTCCGGGGGCCAGGCCAGGCCTTGCGCGGCCCTTCATGCCCCCGCACGCCCCACGGACGCGCCGCTAAGCTGGCCCCATGCGCGTGTATATCGGTTGCGGCGGCTACAGCAACGACGACTGGACGGCCCCGGGCCTGATCTACGAGGGCGTCAAGAAGGATCAATTCCTGGAGACCTACGCTGGGCATTTCGACGCCGTGGAACTCAACAGTTCCTTCTATGCCATTCCCGGCCTCAAGGCGTTCGAGGGCATGGCCCGCAAGTCGGGCGGGCGCACGCGCTTTGCCGTGAAGCTGAACAAGGCCTTCACCCACGACCGTGCGCCGACCGACGCCGACTTCGACCGGATGCTCCAGAGTCCCGAGCCGCTGCGCGAGGCGGGCGTGAT harbors:
- the hisIE gene encoding bifunctional phosphoribosyl-AMP cyclohydrolase/phosphoribosyl-ATP diphosphatase HisIE, producing the protein MSSDLSLLKFDERGLIPVVTQDAGSGAVLMQAYADRAALERTLATREATYYSRSRAEQWVKGATSGHTQQVVGVQADCDGDSVLYRVLQTGPACHTGAYSCFHTPLMHAQDTGSTGLDGTLERVYATITERLATLPENSYVARLHAGGLDRVLKKISEEAGEVLLAAKNGDRAELATEAADLLFHTLFALAEVGVSPADVAAVLHAREGRTGLKGPKEVG
- a CDS encoding response regulator → MERRRILLIDDNPNDVELALDALDVSPETDVRVANSGVEAIRLLLDRTEPLPDLILLDLKMPHMDGLAVLDAIRGEAKLPDVPVVMLTTSGDERDIQASYAHGASGYVVKPLEFGQFRAAMATIQAFWMGLNRRPDLH
- the hisF gene encoding imidazole glycerol phosphate synthase subunit HisF, with product MLAKRIIPCLDVQSGRVVKNVRFFENHRDAGDPLVLAQAYEAQQADELVFYDITATHEGRSLMLDVAARVAEQVMMPLTVGGGVNALADFRQLLLAGADKISVNSGAVRRPELIREASDHHGAQCVMLSIDAKRRPGGQGWTVHLGGGRVDTGLDLLEWAAQGQRLGAGEICLNIMDADGTRAGFDLEATSAVAREVDLPVIASGGAGRLEDFRDVLTVGLADAALAASVFHFGELTVPQVKAYLHGEGLPVRPEWPAR
- a CDS encoding phosphoribosyltransferase family protein; translated protein: MNNLSITVGGVRRELPTVQVGNAGRVPLVEFIGDSELTNAAAGALLPLIPEGTEILLTVVTNSLPLAHELSDRSGLPYVAARKKRRTYMQSPLIQEVPSMPLGVAETLWLDGPHAERLRGKRVAIVQDVIASGGTALALARLVERAGGDLTGVLAAFGRAGATLALPVRTLQTLPAGE